The genome window TCATTTCGTTCGTCCTGCTTCTTTGGTTGTTGAAGAAGTACGCGTTCCCGCCCATCCTGCAAATGCTGGAGGAGCGGCAGAAGAAGATTTCCGGAGATATCAAGAGCGCAGAAGCGATGCGCGCGGAAGCGGAGAAGATCAAGCAGGAGTTTGACGCTCAACTCCAGACCGCGCACGACAAGGCCTCCACCATCGTCCAACTGGCGCAAGATGAGTCCCGTAAAATGCAGGAAAAAACCCTCAACGAGACCCAGGCCAAGGTCCGGCAGATGCAAAAGGAAGCCGAGCATGAAATCCGGGTGGCGCGTGACAAGCTGATGGGGGAAATCCGGCAATACGTTTCGGTCCTGACCATCGCCTCGACCGAGAAAATTCTGCGCCGGACCATGCAGGACGACGACAAAAAGAGGCTGGTGGACGAGTCCATTGAAGAGGTGGTTAAAAACCTCGGCAAATAACAGAACCTGACCGGGTTCCAGATCGCTGGAATGAATTGATACCACGATGATAGAAAACCAGATAGGCAAACGATTTTCGGAAGCGCTTTCCAGTTCCATCCAGGACGACACCAGGCTCCAGGAGGCGTTGGACCATGTATGCGATCTGGACGACGCCATCGAGTCCGATCCCAAGCTTCCCAAGTTTTTTCTGCACCCGTCGGTTTCAGATAAAAAGAAGCTCGAGTTCGTGATGTCGCTGTGCGACGCCATTCCGGCGGGGAAAGAGGTGCGCAAGCTGGCTGAAATGCTGGTGCAGCGCAACAAGATGACCTATCTGAAAAACGTTCGGGAATATTTCGATAAAACGGTGGCCGATCGGCTCAACCAGGTGCGGGTGAAAATCGTGTCTGCTTACCCCGTGTCCGAGGAACAATTGAACAAACTGAAATCGTCCCTGGATCAGGCTTTGGGAAAAAGTGCGGTGATCGAGAGCCAGGTGGACGAGTCGTTGCTCGGCGGAGTCCGCGTCAGTATTGGGAGCTGGGTCGCCGATGCCACTATCAAGAACCGCCTGGCGCTGCTGCGACGGTCGATTGAGAAGGAGGAGGTCTTAAGTGAGTCTTAGAGCGGATGAAATCAGCACCCTGATTCAAAAGCAGATCGAAGGGTTCGAGTCCGAAGTCGAATTGAAGGAAACCGGCCGCGTCATCTCCGTCGGCGACGGCATCGCCCGCATTTATGGCCTCGAAAACGCCATGGCCGGCGAACTGGTGGACTTTCCCCATGATGTCACCGGCATGGTCCTGAACCTGGAAGAGGACAACGTCGGCGCCGTGCTCATGGGCTTCGACAACCTGATCAAGGAAGGCGACGAAGTCAAGCGCACCGGCCGCATCATGGACGTGCCCGTCGGACCGGAACTGGTTGGGCGCGTGGTCAATGCCCTGGGCGAACCGATCGATGGCAAAGGTCCGATCAACGCCAAGCAGCGCGGTCCCATCGAGCGCATCGCGCCGGGCGTCATCGAGCGCAAATCCGTTCACGAACCCATGCAGACCGGTATCAAGGCGATCGACGGCATGATCCCGATCGGCCGCGGTCAGCGCGAGCTGATCATTGGCGATCGTCAGACCGGCAAGACCGCTGTGGCCATCGACGCCATCCTCAATCAGAAGGGCCAGAACGTATTCTGCATTTACGTCGCCGTCGGCCAGAAACGGTCCACGGTGGCGCGCGTCGTCAAAACGCTGGAAGAGCATGGCGCCATGGAGTACTCGATGGTCGTCTCCGCCAGCGCCAGCGACCCGGCGCCGATGCAGTTCATCGCGCCGTACGCAGGCTGCGCCATGGGCGAATATTTCCGCGACAACGGCCAGCATGCGCTCATCATTTATGATGATCTGTCGAAGCAGGCCGCGGCCTACCGCCAGTTGAGCCTGCTGCTGCGCCGGCCTCCGGGACGCGAAGCGTATCCCGGCGACGTCTTCTTCCTGCATTCGCGTCTCTTGGAGCGTGCGGCGAAATTGAACGACGACCTCGGAGCGGGTTCGATGACGGCGTTGCCGATCATTGAAACGCAGGCGGGCGACGTCTCGGCCTACATCCCGACCAACGTCATTTCCATCACCGACGGTCAGATCTACCTGGAAACGGACCTGTTCTATTCCGGTGTGCGCCCGGCCATCAACGTCGGCCTGTCGGTATCCCGCGTCGGCGGTTCCGCCCAGATCAAAGCCATGAAGCAGGTGGCCGGTCAGTTGCGGCTGGACCTCGCGCAGTACCGCGAAATGGCGGCCTTCTCCCAGTTCGGCAGTGACCTCGACGCCGCCACGCAGGCGCAGTTGGCCCGCGGGGAACGTCTCGTTGAGTTGCTGAAGCAGCCGCAGTACCGGCCGTTGAACGTGGTGCAGCAGGTGGCCTCGCTGTTCACCGGTGTACGCGGGCATCTCGACGATATCAAGGTGCGCGACGTCCAGCGCTTCGAGGAAAGCTTCATCAACTTCATGGAAGAAAAGAAAAAAGACCTCATGGAAACCATCGCCAAGGACAAAAAGCTCACCGATGAAACCGAGGAGCAGTTGACTGCGGCGGTCAAAGAGTTCAAGGAATTGTTTAAATAAATCATGCCAAACTTACGGGACGTTAAAAGCCGGATACGGAGTGTCAAGAACACCCAGCAGACCACCAAGGCCATGAAGCTGGTGTCGGCCTCCAAGTTGCGCCGCGCCCAGGAAGCCATCCTGACGGCCCGGCCGTATGCCACCAAGATGCGGGATGTGTTGAACCACCTGGCCGCCCGCTGCAATCACGATCTGCACCCGCTGTTGAACGACCGCGAAGGCGACAAGGTGCTGCTGGTGGTCATCACGGCGGACCGCGGCCTGTGCGGCGCGTTCAACGCCAACATCGTCAAGATGGCGGCCAAGGTCATCGAAGAACATCAGGGCAGTTCCATTTCCCTGTTTCTTGCGGGCAAAAAGGGCGGGGATCACTTCAGGCGCCGCTCCTACAAGATTCAGGAAAATTATCCAGGCTGGACCAAGGAGTTCAATTACGCCAAGGCGGTGGAGATCGGCGAAAAACTGGGCCAGTTGTTCATCGATAAGGAAGTGGACCGCATTTTTCTGGTGTACAACGAATTCAAATCCGTCCTCCGGCAGGAGGTCATCAGCGAGCAGTTGTTGCCGGTGGCGCCCGAAGAGACGGAAGATCAGTTCCCGGTGGATTATATTTATGAACCGGACGAGGAAAGCATTCTGGAAGACATTCTGAAACGGTACATGACTTTGCAGGTGTACCGCGCCTTTCTGGAATCCAGTGCCAGCGAACACGGCGCCCGCATGACCGCGATGGACAACGCGTCGCGCAACGCCAAGGAAATGATCGGTCAGTTGACCCTGTTCTACAACCGGACTCGACAGGCGTACATCACCAAGGAACTGATCGAAGTGGTCAACGGGGCGGAAGCGCTGAAAGACTGAATATAAAGTATCGACCAAGACGACCAAGTAAAGGAGCGTTTGATGAACGTAGGAAAAGTCATCCAGGTAATCGGTCCCGTCGTGGATATCAGCTTCAAAGGCGGCGAACTGCCGGCTTTGTACAATGCTCTCCACATTAAAAGAACGCAGGAAGGCGGAGAGGACGACACCATCACCCTGGAAGTGGCGCAGCACCTGGGCGACAATGCGGTGCGGGCCATCTCCATGCATCCCACCGATGGCCTGGTGCGCGGTATCGCTGCGGAAGATACGGGCGCTCCGATCTCGGTTCCCGTCGGCGAAAATGTGCTGGGGCGCATTCTGAATGTCATCGGCGAGCCGGTGGACCAGAAGCCGAAGGTCGAATCCCAGGAAACCTGGAGCATCCATCGCGATGCACCGCTGCTCGAAGACCAGGACACCGGCATGGAAATGCTGGAAACGGGCATCAAGGTCATCGATCTCCTGGAGCCGTACCTGAAAGGCGGCAAGACCGGCCTGTTCGGCGGTGCCGGCGTGGGCAAGACCGTTCTCATCATGGAACTGATCCGCAACATCGGCGCCGAGCACAGCGGCTATTCGGTGTTCGCCGGGGTCGGAGAACGCACGCGTGAGGGCAACGACCTCTACCACGAAATGATCGAGTCCAAGGTCATCGATAAAACCGCTTTGATCTACGGTCAGATGACGGAGCCTCCCGGCGCGCGCATGCGGGTCGCCCTGACGGGCCTCACCATCGCCGAGTACTTCCGCGATGTCGGCGGTCAGGACGTGCTCCTGTTCATCGACAACATTTTTCGATTCTCGCAGGCCGGTTCTGAGGTGTCCGCGCTGCTCGGCCGTATCCCGTCCGCCGTCGGTTACCAGCCGACGCTGGCCACCGAGATGGGCAACCTGCAGGAACGCATCACCTCAACGAAAAAAGGATCGATCACCTCGGTCCAGGCGATTTACGTTCCGGCCGACGACCTCACCGATCCGGCTCCGGCGACCACGTTCTCTCACCTGGACGCCACCACCGTTCTCAACCGGCGCATTTCCGAGCTGGGTATTTACCCGGCGGTGGATCCCCTGGATTCCACCTCGCGCATCCTCGATCCGGCGATCGTCGGCGAAGAGCATTATTCGGTAGCGCGCGAAGTGCAGCGCACGTTGCAGCGCTACAAGGAGTTGCAGGACATCATCGCCATTCTGGGTATGGACGAATTGACGGAAGAGGACAAGATGCTCGTCATGCGGGCCCGCAAAATCCAGAAATACCTGTCGCAACCGTTCTTCGTGGCGGAAACGTTCACCGGCGCGCCCGGCAAATACGTCAAGGTGGCCGACACCATCACCGGCTTCAAAGAAATCGTCAACGGCAAGCTGGATGAGATTCCCGAGCAGGCGTTCTACATGTGCGGCGCGATCGACGAAGTGTACGAGAAAGCCGATAAACTCAAGAAGCAGGGTTGATGAGCATGGCGGAAGACAAACAGAAACTTCATTTTACGCTGGTGACCCCGGAACGGGAGATGGTCAACGATGCCGACGTGGATCAGGTCAATATCCCCGGCAGCGAAGGCGATCTGGGCATCCTGCCGCTGCACGCGCCGTTGTTCACCACCATGCGGCCCGGCAGTTTCTCGTATGAGAAGGGGGACGAGATCATTTCCCTCGTGGTCGGCCATGGTTACGCGGAAGTCACCGACGACCGTGTGACGGTGCTGGCGGAAAGCGCCGAATATCTGAGCGAGGTCGATGTGGCGCGGGCAAAAGAAGCCAAGGCCAAGGCCGAAGCGGAACTCGCCAATCCGGACCTCGCCGAAGCAGAACTCCGCGAAGCGCAGAACAAACTGTTCCGCGCCATGGCCCGCATCGAAAGCAAGGGTTCCGAATAACCGCCGCCCTCTTGTGGCGGTCCGTTCAAACCGCTGTCACCCGCGGTTCACCCCAGCGTGCAGACATCCTGCACCGGCGGGCTCTCCAACGTCAAATTTGTATTAAAAAGTCCGCATGCGCGGGTTGGAAAAATAATGCACCAGGTCGCGCACCGACAACACCCCGACCACTTCCCCCTTGTCCGTCACGACCACGTGGCGGATTTTATTTTTGGCCATGAACTTGTTGGCGTCCAGCACCGCCTCGTGACAGTCGATGCTGTGCACGGGCGAGGTCATGATGTCCTCCACCTTTGCGGTGTCGGGCTTGAGTCCTTTGGCAATCACCTTGCGCGCAAAATCGGTTTCGGTGACGATGCCGATGGGCTTGCCCGCCTGTTGCACGATCAAGGATCCCACATGCTGGTCGTGCATGAACTTGGCGGCGGCCTGGATGTTCTGCGTCGCGTCAACCGTCACCACCGGCGCGTTCATGTAATCGCCCACTTCTTCGATCGGGTTTTCCTGTTTGCGTTTTTTCATTGGAACACCTCCTTTGCTTGCCCTCAGGAGCCAGTATTCCTCGGCTCATTATGGAACCATCCATATTGTACGGATATCCAGCCGGATGTGTACAAGGAAAGAATGGAAATTTGAAAGGCAGGGCGTCAGCGGGCTCCCGCGGCAGGCCTCAGGCGCGGGCGGCTTTTTTGCGCGGAGCGCCGGCGGGACTCTTCAAAACCTTTGATAAATAAAGGCCTGTGTAAGACTTGGGATGGGCCGCCACATCTTCCGGGGTGCCGGTGGCGACCACCTCGCCGCCCCGGTCGCCGCCTTCGGGACCGAGGTCGATGATGTGGTCCGCCGTCTTGATGACGTCCAGATTGTGTTCGATGATGACCACCGTGTTGCCCGCATCGACCAGCTTCGACAGCACCGTCATCAGGTGGCCGATGTCGTGGAAGTGCAGGCCGGTGGTCGGCTCGTCGAGGATGTAAAGCGTCTGCCCGGTGCTGCGCTTGCTGAGCTCCTTGGAGAGCTTCACCCGTTGTGCCTCGCCGCCGGACAGGGTGGTCGCGGGCTGGCCGAGGTGGATGTAATCCAGTCCGACGTCGGTGATGGTTTGCAGCTTGGTGCGGATCGATGGAATATTCTGGAAAAAGTCGAGCGCTTCTTCCGCTGTCATTTCCAGCACTTCCGAGATGTTCTTGCCCTTGTACTGGATCTCCAGCGTCTCGCGGTTGAAGCGTTTGCCCTGGCACACTTCGCAGGTGACGAAGATATCCGGCAGAAAATGCATTTCGACTTTGATGATGCCGTCGCCCTGGCAGGCTTCGCAGCGCCCGCCCTTGACGTTGAAGCTGAACCGCCCCGGCTTGTAACCGCGCACGCGCGCTTCGGGCACTTCGCTGAACAGGTCGCGGATGAGCGTGAACAGGCCGGTGTAGGTGGCCGGATTCGACCGCGGGGTGCGGCCGATCGGCGACTGGTCGATGTCGATCACCTTATCGAGATACTGGATGCCTTTAATTTTTTTGAAGGTGCCGGGCTTGTCGGTGGCTTTCCAGAAATGGTGCGCCAGCGCCTTGTACAGGATGTCGATCACCAGCGTGCTCTTGCCGGAACCGGAGACGCCGGTGACGCAGGTGAGCGCGCCCAGCGGCAGCTGCACGTCGATGTCCTTCAGGTTGTTGTGGTGTGCGCCGGTGATCTGCAGAACATGCCCGTTTCCGGGGCGGCGCTTTGCGGGCAGGGGAATTTTGCGCTTGCCTGAAAGGTACAGGCCGGTCAACGATTTCGTATCCTTCACCAGTTCCTGCGGCGTTCCGGAAAAGATGACCTCGCCGCCGTGGATGCCCGCCCCCGGTCCCAGATCGACCACATGATCCGCGTCGCGGATGGTGTTCTCGTCGTGCTCGACCACGATCACCGTGTTGCCGAGGTCGCGCAGCGTGGTCAGGGTTTTCAGCAGGCGGTCGTTGTCGCGCTGGTGCAGGCCGATGCTCGGTTCGTCGAGCACGTAGAGCACGCCCATGAGGCTGGAGCCGATCTGCGTCGCCAGCCGGATGCGCTGGCTCTCGCCGCCGGAGAGCGTCGCCGAGGTGCGGTTCATGGTCAGGTAATCGAGGCCGACATCAATGAGAAACTGCAAACGTTCCTTGATCTCTTTCACGATGCGGCGGGCGATGGAAAACTCCTGCTCGCTGAACGTCAGCTTTTCGAAATACTCGCTCAGGTGGCCGACGGAGAGCGAGGTGAGTTCGATGATGTTGTGCCCGCCCACTTTCACCGACACCGCTTCTTTCTTGAGACGGGTGCCGTCGCAGGTGGGGCAGGGAAGGGCCCGCATGTACTGCGCGATCTCGTCGCGTGTCGAGTTGGATTCGGTTTCGTGGTAGCGCCGTTCGAGATCCGGGATCACGCCGTCGTAGGTGCCGGTGTAGGATTTCCGCCGTCCGTCTTTTTCGTAATAATATTTGACCGCGTCCTCCGTGCCGTGAAGAAGCACGTCCTGCGTCACTTTCGGCAGGTCCTGAAACGGAGTGTTGAGTTTGAATGTGAACTGCGACGCCAGCGAGTCCAGCATCTGGAAAAAATACACCGTGGTTTTTTTCTGCCAGGGATGGATCGCGCCCTGGCGGAGGGACAGGGATTTGTCCGGCACCACGAGATCGGGATCGATCACCATGCGGTTGCCGAGGCCGTCACACTCCGGGCAGGCGCCGGTGGGGTTGTTGAACGAGAACAGACGCGGTTCCAGCTCGGGATAACTGATGCCGCAGTAACTGCACGCGAACTTTTCGCTGAACAACAGCTCCTCGGCGGCGTGGTTGTTTTTCTTGTCTTCGAGCAGGGCCACGACCAGAGAACCTCCTCCCTGATTCAGCCCCATCTCGACCGAGTCCGCCAGCCGTTTGCCCATGTTGGCCTTGATCACCAGCCGGTCCACCACCGCCTCGATGGTGTGCTTGAATTTTTTATTGAGCGTGATGTCGTCTTCCAGCGATTGCAACTCGCCGTCGATGCGCGCCCGCACAAATCCCTTTTTACGCAGCTCCAGGATTTCCTTTTTGAACTCGCCCTTGCGGTCCTGCACCATGGGCGCCAGGATCATGAGTTTCCGGC of Nitrospina watsonii contains these proteins:
- the atpF gene encoding F0F1 ATP synthase subunit B, whose product is MPQLEQVSVFSSLIFWSIISFVLLLWLLKKYAFPPILQMLEERQKKISGDIKSAEAMRAEAEKIKQEFDAQLQTAHDKASTIVQLAQDESRKMQEKTLNETQAKVRQMQKEAEHEIRVARDKLMGEIRQYVSVLTIASTEKILRRTMQDDDKKRLVDESIEEVVKNLGK
- the atpH gene encoding ATP synthase F1 subunit delta, which translates into the protein MIENQIGKRFSEALSSSIQDDTRLQEALDHVCDLDDAIESDPKLPKFFLHPSVSDKKKLEFVMSLCDAIPAGKEVRKLAEMLVQRNKMTYLKNVREYFDKTVADRLNQVRVKIVSAYPVSEEQLNKLKSSLDQALGKSAVIESQVDESLLGGVRVSIGSWVADATIKNRLALLRRSIEKEEVLSES
- the atpA gene encoding F0F1 ATP synthase subunit alpha translates to MSLRADEISTLIQKQIEGFESEVELKETGRVISVGDGIARIYGLENAMAGELVDFPHDVTGMVLNLEEDNVGAVLMGFDNLIKEGDEVKRTGRIMDVPVGPELVGRVVNALGEPIDGKGPINAKQRGPIERIAPGVIERKSVHEPMQTGIKAIDGMIPIGRGQRELIIGDRQTGKTAVAIDAILNQKGQNVFCIYVAVGQKRSTVARVVKTLEEHGAMEYSMVVSASASDPAPMQFIAPYAGCAMGEYFRDNGQHALIIYDDLSKQAAAYRQLSLLLRRPPGREAYPGDVFFLHSRLLERAAKLNDDLGAGSMTALPIIETQAGDVSAYIPTNVISITDGQIYLETDLFYSGVRPAINVGLSVSRVGGSAQIKAMKQVAGQLRLDLAQYREMAAFSQFGSDLDAATQAQLARGERLVELLKQPQYRPLNVVQQVASLFTGVRGHLDDIKVRDVQRFEESFINFMEEKKKDLMETIAKDKKLTDETEEQLTAAVKEFKELFK
- the atpG gene encoding ATP synthase F1 subunit gamma, whose amino-acid sequence is MPNLRDVKSRIRSVKNTQQTTKAMKLVSASKLRRAQEAILTARPYATKMRDVLNHLAARCNHDLHPLLNDREGDKVLLVVITADRGLCGAFNANIVKMAAKVIEEHQGSSISLFLAGKKGGDHFRRRSYKIQENYPGWTKEFNYAKAVEIGEKLGQLFIDKEVDRIFLVYNEFKSVLRQEVISEQLLPVAPEETEDQFPVDYIYEPDEESILEDILKRYMTLQVYRAFLESSASEHGARMTAMDNASRNAKEMIGQLTLFYNRTRQAYITKELIEVVNGAEALKD
- the atpD gene encoding F0F1 ATP synthase subunit beta; translation: MNVGKVIQVIGPVVDISFKGGELPALYNALHIKRTQEGGEDDTITLEVAQHLGDNAVRAISMHPTDGLVRGIAAEDTGAPISVPVGENVLGRILNVIGEPVDQKPKVESQETWSIHRDAPLLEDQDTGMEMLETGIKVIDLLEPYLKGGKTGLFGGAGVGKTVLIMELIRNIGAEHSGYSVFAGVGERTREGNDLYHEMIESKVIDKTALIYGQMTEPPGARMRVALTGLTIAEYFRDVGGQDVLLFIDNIFRFSQAGSEVSALLGRIPSAVGYQPTLATEMGNLQERITSTKKGSITSVQAIYVPADDLTDPAPATTFSHLDATTVLNRRISELGIYPAVDPLDSTSRILDPAIVGEEHYSVAREVQRTLQRYKELQDIIAILGMDELTEEDKMLVMRARKIQKYLSQPFFVAETFTGAPGKYVKVADTITGFKEIVNGKLDEIPEQAFYMCGAIDEVYEKADKLKKQG
- a CDS encoding F0F1 ATP synthase subunit epsilon; translated protein: MAEDKQKLHFTLVTPEREMVNDADVDQVNIPGSEGDLGILPLHAPLFTTMRPGSFSYEKGDEIISLVVGHGYAEVTDDRVTVLAESAEYLSEVDVARAKEAKAKAEAELANPDLAEAELREAQNKLFRAMARIESKGSE
- a CDS encoding CBS domain-containing protein translates to MKKRKQENPIEEVGDYMNAPVVTVDATQNIQAAAKFMHDQHVGSLIVQQAGKPIGIVTETDFARKVIAKGLKPDTAKVEDIMTSPVHSIDCHEAVLDANKFMAKNKIRHVVVTDKGEVVGVLSVRDLVHYFSNPRMRTF
- the uvrA gene encoding excinuclease ABC subunit UvrA; translated protein: MALENITIKGAREHNLKNIHLTLPREKLVVITGLSGSGKSSLAFDTIYAEGQRRYVESLSAYARQFLELMEKPDVDYIEGLSPAISIEQKTSSKNPRSTVGTVTEIYDYLRLMYARIGHVFCYGCGREIASQTVQQIVDQVQAIPEGRKLMILAPMVQDRKGEFKKEILELRKKGFVRARIDGELQSLEDDITLNKKFKHTIEAVVDRLVIKANMGKRLADSVEMGLNQGGGSLVVALLEDKKNNHAAEELLFSEKFACSYCGISYPELEPRLFSFNNPTGACPECDGLGNRMVIDPDLVVPDKSLSLRQGAIHPWQKKTTVYFFQMLDSLASQFTFKLNTPFQDLPKVTQDVLLHGTEDAVKYYYEKDGRRKSYTGTYDGVIPDLERRYHETESNSTRDEIAQYMRALPCPTCDGTRLKKEAVSVKVGGHNIIELTSLSVGHLSEYFEKLTFSEQEFSIARRIVKEIKERLQFLIDVGLDYLTMNRTSATLSGGESQRIRLATQIGSSLMGVLYVLDEPSIGLHQRDNDRLLKTLTTLRDLGNTVIVVEHDENTIRDADHVVDLGPGAGIHGGEVIFSGTPQELVKDTKSLTGLYLSGKRKIPLPAKRRPGNGHVLQITGAHHNNLKDIDVQLPLGALTCVTGVSGSGKSTLVIDILYKALAHHFWKATDKPGTFKKIKGIQYLDKVIDIDQSPIGRTPRSNPATYTGLFTLIRDLFSEVPEARVRGYKPGRFSFNVKGGRCEACQGDGIIKVEMHFLPDIFVTCEVCQGKRFNRETLEIQYKGKNISEVLEMTAEEALDFFQNIPSIRTKLQTITDVGLDYIHLGQPATTLSGGEAQRVKLSKELSKRSTGQTLYILDEPTTGLHFHDIGHLMTVLSKLVDAGNTVVIIEHNLDVIKTADHIIDLGPEGGDRGGEVVATGTPEDVAAHPKSYTGLYLSKVLKSPAGAPRKKAARA